A genomic window from Rhea pennata isolate bPtePen1 chromosome 12, bPtePen1.pri, whole genome shotgun sequence includes:
- the GLYCTK gene encoding glycerate kinase, with protein MSLREHALALFRSAVGTVRPAPMLRRAVTLQTDGRPRLLVKGRTFPVKGNLYLVGFGKAVLGMAAAAEEILGEHLARGIVSVPLGIQKSLQRAGMQDMLLRPRSRIEVIEGAKNNLPDQEALQAAGAIRELAEGLTADDLLLVLISGGGSALLPAPTPPVLLEEKEKLTKMLASRGAAIQELNTVRKALSLLKGGGLARLAYPAQVVSLILSDVIGDPLDIIASGPTAASSHSVQDCLQILEKYKLLTSLPKSVETVLSSSPANTAAPEDYSHVFNVIIGSNTLALDEAKCQAEDLGYATLVLSAAICGEVSRVSALYCQLIQLVCLAFAGLGDGPLSNKVRVKLLQLAAELKIPGLNPAETLQALKGLGSDRPVCILAGGETTVRLQGSGKGGRNQELALRVGLELHRAGATEAGSPLGSCEIVFLSGGTDGQDGPTAAAGAFSGPELVDEARQEGLDAEVFLSNNDSYTFFSQVQHGHHLLVTGLTGTNVMDIQAILIRAKERA; from the exons ATGTCCCTCCGCGAGCACGCGCTGGCCCTCTTCCGCAGCGCCGTGGGCACGGTCCGGCCGGCCCCGATGCTGAGGAGGGCTGTGACGCTCCAGACGGACGGGCGCCCTCGGCTGCTGGTGAAGGGCCGGACCTTTCCGGTGAAGGGGAACCTGTACCTGGTGGGCTTCGGCAAAGCTGTGCTGGGCATGGCTGCGGCGGCGGAAGAGATCCTGGGCGAGCATCTTGCGCGGGGCATCGTCAGCGTGCCGCTGGGCATCCAGAAGAGTCTGCAGCGAGCTGGAATGCA GGACATGCTGCTGAGGCCGCGTAGCAGGATCGAGGTCATCGAAGGCGCGAAGAACAACCTGCCCGACCAAGaagctctgcaggcagctggcGCCATCCGGGAGCTGGCCGAGGGCCTGACCGCCGACGACCTGCTCCTTGTGCTCATCTCAG gaggtggctcagccctgctgcctgctcctaCCCCTCCGGTCCTTCTCgaggagaaagagaagctcACGAAGATGCTGGCTTCCAGAGGAGCTGCCATACAGGAGCTGAACACTGTCCGCAAGGCCCTGTCCTTGCTGAAGGGTGGAGGGCTGGCCCGGCTCGCGTATCCCGCACAG GTGGTGAGCCTCATCCTTTCTGATGTGATTGGTGACCCCCTGGACATTATAGCAAGCGGGCCCACCGCAGCCAGCTCCCACAGCGTCCAAGACTGCCTTCAGATACTGGAGAAATACAAGCTGCTGACCAGCCTGCCTAAGTCGGTGGAAACAGTACTGTCCAGCTCTCCTGCAAACACTGCCGCTCCAGAAGATTATTCCCATGTCTTCAACGTTATAATTGGGTCAAACACTCTGGCTTTAGATGAGGCCAAATGCCAGGCAGAAGACCTGGGCTACGCGACTCTGGTCCTGAGCGCAGCAATCTGCGGGGAAGTCAGCCGCGTGTCCGCACTCTACTGTCAGCTGATCCAGCTGGTCTGCCTGGCCTTCGCCGGCCTTGGAGACGGGCCTCTGAGCAACAAGGTGAGGGTGAAGCTCCTTCAGCTAGCAGCGGAGCTGAAGATCCCTGGTTTGAACCCTGCCGAGACTCTGCAGGCCCTGAAAGGATTAGGGTCTGACAGACCAGTTTGCATCCTGGCCGGCGGAGAAACCACAGTCCGGCTTCAAGGAAgcgggaagggaggaaggaaccAGGAGCTGGCTCTGCGagtggggctggagctgcacAGAGCAGGGGCCACCGAGGCCGGCAGCCCCCTGGGCAGCTGCGAGATCGTCTTCCTCAGCGGGGGGACGGACGGGCAGGACGGgccgacggcggcggcgggggccttCTCCGGCCCAGAGCTGGTGGATGAGGCACGCCAGGAGGGTCTCGATGCAGAGGTGTTCCTCAGCAATAATGACTCCTACACATTCTTCAGCCAGGTCCAGCATGGACATCACCTTCTGGTGACAGGCTTAACGGGAACCAACGTGATGGACATCCAGGCTATTTTAATTAGAGCCAAGGAGAGAGCGTGA